The proteins below come from a single Benincasa hispida cultivar B227 chromosome 4, ASM972705v1, whole genome shotgun sequence genomic window:
- the LOC120075883 gene encoding deSI-like protein At4g17486 has protein sequence MLCRIVTVSSRKKIGAVPVYLNVYDLTPINGYAYWLGLGVYHSGVQVHGVEYAFGAHEHATTGIFEVEPKQCPGFTYRKSILIGRTNLSPREIRSFMEKLAEEYSGNTYHLITKNCNHFCNDVCLRLTGKPIPRWVNRLARLGLLCNCVLPVGLNEMKVRQVKPENREKKKLRTQSSRYPSGSNSAAAATPPLLTSKASNSMVRTSKQRYSAPPSSILVSSSTPTFLLKL, from the exons ATGTTATGTAGAATCGTGACAGTCTCGAGCAGGAAGAAGATTGGTGCGGTTCCGGTTTATCTCAATGTGTACGATTTAACGCCGATTAATGGATATGCCTATTGGCTTGGCCTCGGTGTCTACCATTCCGGCGTACAAG TTCATGGAGTTGAGTACGCATTTGGAGCTCATGAGCATGCGACTACAGGAATATTCGAAGTGGAACCAAAGCAGTGTCCAGGATTCACATacagaaaatcaattttaataggAAGAACAAATCTCAGTCCTAGAGAGATTCGATCATTCATGGAGAAACTGGCTGAAGAGTATTCTGGAAATACCTACCATCTCATCACCAAGAACTGTAACCATTTCTGCAACGACGTTTGTCTCAGATTGACAGGAAAGCCAATCCCCAGATGGGTTAATCGTCTTGCTCGACTCG GCCTTCTATGCAACTGTGTTCTACCAGTaggattgaatgaaatgaaAGTTCGTCAAGTGAAGCCAGAGaacagagagaagaagaaactgaGAACCCAATCAAGTAGATATCCATCTGGTTCAAATTCTGCAGCTGCAGCAACTCCTCCATTATTGACATCAAAAGCTTCCAATTCCATGGTTAGAACAAGTAAACAAAGATATTCTGCTCCACCTTCTTCTATTTTGGTCTCTTCTTCAACCCCCACATTCCTGTTGAAGCTGTAA